From a region of the Bradyrhizobium sp. KBS0727 genome:
- a CDS encoding dienelactone hydrolase family protein, producing the protein MRFRDQDIVFTHGVKGQTIDIPSANPLNYFDVVSNAAGLPRLTIDGKLFLPSTDKRRRDGKFPLVMVVPGSLGVAPSHLAHAETLTDDGFAAFVLDSFGARDVTSTVANQTQFSFASSAYDVLATWKVLASHPQIDATRIGAQGHSRGGSAVMTAAARGFADAVLGESAGLKAVLAAYPWSGHQFLDPGVGQTEIRVVMGDADEWCSPMQVQGHCQAIRLAGGKVAMRLIGGAQHSFDRGTEIVNVAEASVSPAAPTVYLDHHGAFIHPLRDVADSKLTDRDLMVYALKAGYGRKGAKIGSHDSESELFRADMLAFWQRALG; encoded by the coding sequence TTGCGGTTTCGCGATCAGGACATCGTCTTTACACATGGCGTCAAGGGACAGACGATCGACATTCCCTCAGCCAATCCCCTCAACTACTTCGATGTCGTTAGCAACGCCGCCGGCCTGCCCAGACTGACGATCGACGGCAAGCTGTTCCTGCCGTCCACGGACAAACGCCGGCGCGACGGGAAATTTCCGCTGGTCATGGTGGTGCCGGGCAGCCTCGGCGTCGCTCCATCGCATCTCGCCCATGCCGAGACGCTGACGGATGACGGCTTTGCAGCGTTCGTGCTGGATAGTTTCGGCGCACGCGATGTGACCTCGACGGTCGCCAACCAGACCCAGTTTTCGTTCGCATCCAGCGCCTACGACGTGCTGGCGACGTGGAAGGTTCTGGCAAGCCATCCGCAGATCGATGCAACGCGCATCGGCGCACAGGGTCACAGCCGGGGCGGATCCGCCGTCATGACGGCCGCCGCGCGCGGCTTTGCCGATGCGGTGCTGGGCGAAAGTGCCGGGCTAAAGGCCGTGCTCGCCGCCTATCCCTGGAGCGGCCACCAGTTTCTCGATCCCGGCGTCGGCCAAACCGAAATCCGGGTCGTGATGGGCGACGCCGACGAATGGTGTTCGCCCATGCAGGTGCAGGGCCATTGCCAGGCGATCCGTCTTGCCGGCGGTAAGGTCGCGATGCGGCTGATCGGCGGCGCGCAGCACAGTTTTGACCGCGGCACGGAGATCGTGAATGTCGCGGAAGCCTCCGTCTCTCCGGCCGCGCCGACGGTGTACCTCGATCATCATGGCGCCTTCATCCATCCGCTCCGGGATGTCGCCGACAGCAAGCTGACCGATCGCGACCTGATGGTCTACGCGCTGAAGGCGGGTTACGGCCGCAAGGGTGCCAAGATCGGCAGCCACGACAGCGAGAGCGAATTGTTCCGGGCGGACATGCTGGCGTTCTGGCAGCGAGCGCTGGGTTGA
- a CDS encoding NADPH-dependent F420 reductase, whose product MSYAIVGFGKIGQALAHAFARKNIDVAVASRRPPEALAPQARAIGPTVVAKSLRDALEADTIILAVPFGEHPEVAKTLPNWKGKTVIDAMNLFPVPEELDGLPASAVVAKAFTGAKLVKGFNHLIAATLASDPVVEGGHRVVFLSSDDEDAIAPIAALAKQLGFAPVKLGKLNEGGVLVHARGRVWGQLIFQDLFKKEQ is encoded by the coding sequence ATGAGCTATGCGATTGTAGGATTCGGTAAGATAGGCCAGGCCCTCGCCCACGCCTTCGCCCGTAAAAACATCGACGTGGCCGTCGCAAGCCGCCGGCCGCCCGAGGCGTTGGCGCCGCAGGCGCGGGCGATTGGACCCACGGTCGTCGCCAAGTCGCTGCGGGATGCACTCGAGGCCGACACAATCATCTTGGCGGTCCCGTTCGGGGAGCATCCCGAGGTTGCCAAGACCCTGCCGAACTGGAAAGGCAAGACGGTCATCGACGCGATGAACCTGTTTCCAGTCCCTGAAGAGCTGGACGGTCTCCCGGCCTCCGCCGTCGTCGCGAAAGCGTTCACCGGCGCCAAGCTCGTGAAAGGGTTCAATCACCTGATTGCGGCCACCCTGGCTAGCGATCCGGTCGTCGAGGGCGGCCACCGGGTCGTCTTTCTGTCGAGTGACGACGAGGACGCGATCGCTCCCATCGCGGCCTTGGCGAAACAACTCGGCTTCGCACCCGTCAAGCTGGGAAAGCTCAACGAGGGTGGCGTGCTTGTCCACGCGCGCGGCCGCGTTTGGGGCCAGCTCATCTTCCAGGATTTGTTCAAGAAGGAGCAGTAA
- a CDS encoding MAPEG family protein: MSVQWVLLPVFVLVGLAFFLLLWMATARGQALKGRETSLKDVALGQAKWPTRTAQIGDCFSNQFEIPVLFYILIALALPLRHADLFIVLMSWVFVVLRFIHAGIFVTTNNVRQRGLVWFSGVLVLLAMWIYFALRILLLI, encoded by the coding sequence ATGTCGGTTCAATGGGTTTTGCTGCCGGTCTTCGTGCTGGTCGGGCTCGCTTTCTTCCTGCTGCTGTGGATGGCGACGGCCCGCGGCCAAGCGCTGAAGGGCCGGGAAACCAGCCTCAAGGACGTCGCGCTCGGCCAGGCGAAATGGCCGACCCGCACGGCGCAAATCGGCGATTGCTTCTCCAACCAGTTCGAAATACCGGTGCTGTTCTACATCCTGATCGCGCTGGCGCTGCCGCTGCGCCATGCCGACCTGTTCATCGTACTGATGTCCTGGGTGTTCGTGGTGCTGCGGTTCATCCATGCCGGGATCTTCGTGACCACGAACAATGTGCGGCAGCGCGGACTGGTGTGGTTTTCCGGCGTGCTGGTGCTGTTGGCGATGTGGATCTACTTCGCGCTGCGAATCCTGCTGCTAATCTGA
- a CDS encoding LysR family transcriptional regulator has product MIDWDDVRYFLAVARGGSVRAAAERLGVNHATVLRRIAQLEERLGVQMFEKLPSGYRLTAAGEEVLEFADQMEASSHLLETRVFGRDQGVRGLLRVTLAPPLATHLLMPDFSDFARLYPDIEMEILSSGELANLTNREADVAIRVVYDRKTLPLNLHGLKGPELFGGVYISRDRLAAWRAGAPDPIRWIVISIHGIPDWASEGEVRTAGGPFRTTDAEAQIVAVRQGIGMTTLPCFVGDADPLLVRVPGTDLHMYGTLWLLTQGETRKTKRVRLFTEFVSRRLAAYAPLLAGLSISRD; this is encoded by the coding sequence ATGATCGACTGGGATGACGTTCGGTACTTTCTTGCCGTCGCGCGTGGAGGCTCGGTGCGCGCTGCCGCCGAGCGCCTCGGTGTGAACCACGCGACCGTGCTGCGACGCATAGCCCAGCTTGAGGAACGCCTCGGGGTCCAAATGTTCGAAAAGCTGCCTTCTGGTTACCGCCTGACGGCTGCGGGCGAGGAGGTCCTCGAGTTCGCGGATCAGATGGAAGCGTCGTCACATCTGCTGGAGACGCGCGTCTTCGGGCGCGACCAGGGCGTACGCGGGCTCTTGCGGGTGACATTGGCGCCGCCCCTCGCGACACACCTGCTCATGCCGGACTTCTCCGATTTCGCGCGTCTGTATCCGGACATCGAGATGGAAATCTTGTCGTCCGGCGAGCTGGCAAATCTGACCAACCGAGAGGCCGACGTCGCGATTCGCGTCGTCTACGACCGCAAAACCCTGCCGCTCAATCTTCACGGCCTGAAGGGACCGGAGCTGTTCGGAGGCGTCTACATATCCCGCGATCGACTAGCCGCATGGCGTGCGGGCGCGCCTGATCCCATCCGGTGGATCGTCATAAGCATTCATGGAATTCCGGATTGGGCCAGCGAGGGTGAGGTTCGCACCGCGGGGGGTCCGTTCAGGACCACAGACGCCGAGGCGCAGATTGTTGCAGTACGGCAAGGGATCGGGATGACGACACTGCCGTGCTTCGTCGGAGATGCCGACCCCCTGCTGGTGAGGGTGCCGGGCACCGACCTGCACATGTACGGAACGCTCTGGCTTCTCACACAGGGGGAGACACGCAAGACGAAGCGCGTGCGGCTCTTCACGGAGTTCGTATCCCGCAGGCTCGCCGCGTACGCTCCGCTTCTCGCGGGGCTGTCCATATCGCGCGACTGA
- a CDS encoding NmrA family NAD(P)-binding protein, with translation MGGATAEHLLAHGKEVRALVRNRKKASSWANRGVELVDGDWNDSAAIERALKGVEGAFVMLPAVWAPSPDYREAKGVIANYVEALTKAAPPRVVALSSMGANRTNGLGMITALSLLEQGFRDLISPIAFVRAGGFFENFLYGLQVAQGGTLPVYYNPTNRKSTMVATNDIGAEVATLLTGPAWSGQRAVELGSMVTADEVAEQLGEVLNLDVKAFAVPRAGWARAFEQFGIPEGHTGPAEEMFDAVNAGWMDLGVEGTEHVAGTTSARDVFAAAQKAVTA, from the coding sequence GTGGGCGGCGCAACCGCAGAACATCTGTTGGCGCACGGCAAGGAAGTACGCGCGCTAGTCCGCAATCGCAAGAAGGCGTCAAGCTGGGCGAACCGGGGCGTGGAACTGGTTGACGGTGATTGGAATGATTCGGCAGCCATCGAGCGGGCGCTCAAAGGCGTCGAAGGCGCGTTTGTCATGTTGCCGGCTGTCTGGGCCCCCTCGCCCGATTACAGAGAAGCCAAGGGCGTGATTGCGAACTATGTCGAGGCGCTCACCAAGGCAGCGCCGCCGCGGGTGGTAGCGCTTTCGTCGATGGGTGCGAACAGGACCAACGGGCTTGGGATGATCACGGCCTTGTCGCTTCTGGAGCAAGGTTTTCGCGACCTGATATCGCCAATCGCATTTGTGCGCGCAGGTGGATTCTTCGAAAACTTCCTCTACGGCTTGCAGGTCGCCCAGGGCGGAACGCTACCGGTCTACTACAATCCGACAAACCGGAAATCGACCATGGTCGCGACCAACGACATCGGCGCGGAGGTCGCAACCCTTTTGACCGGGCCAGCATGGTCAGGGCAGCGCGCCGTCGAGCTTGGTTCGATGGTCACCGCGGATGAAGTCGCGGAGCAATTGGGTGAAGTCCTGAATCTCGACGTCAAAGCCTTTGCAGTCCCGCGTGCAGGGTGGGCGAGAGCGTTCGAGCAATTCGGCATCCCGGAGGGCCACACCGGACCTGCCGAAGAAATGTTCGACGCCGTGAATGCAGGATGGATGGACCTCGGAGTCGAGGGTACGGAGCACGTAGCGGGTACGACGTCCGCACGCGACGTCTTTGCGGCGGCCCAGAAGGCCGTGACGGCGTGA
- a CDS encoding DoxX family protein, which yields MSETMNLHQVSETMTLHRALWAGRIMSAFVVIALVTDGTIQLFAPAQIASMLQETGFAMDLTRVVGPIILACAILYAIPATAVLGAILVTGFLGGAICAHVRIGELGSPPEIISLLLGATTWGGLYARDPRIRAILPLIR from the coding sequence GTGTCCGAAACTATGAACCTGCATCAGGTGTCTGAAACTATGACCTTGCATCGCGCTCTGTGGGCCGGCCGGATAATGAGCGCGTTTGTCGTTATCGCTCTGGTGACAGACGGCACTATTCAGCTTTTCGCGCCGGCACAGATCGCGAGCATGTTGCAGGAAACCGGGTTCGCGATGGACCTGACCCGTGTCGTGGGTCCGATCATACTCGCCTGCGCCATCCTTTACGCCATCCCGGCCACCGCCGTCCTCGGCGCGATCCTAGTGACGGGCTTCTTGGGAGGTGCCATCTGCGCCCATGTCCGCATTGGTGAGTTGGGGTCGCCGCCGGAAATCATTTCCCTGCTTCTGGGCGCGACGACATGGGGCGGCCTCTACGCGCGCGATCCCCGAATCCGGGCCATTCTGCCGCTCATCCGTTGA
- a CDS encoding nuclear transport factor 2 family protein, which yields MPSSHHEPAHLAALGRDWIAAWNSHDLERVLALYAEDTEMTSDRIPALGFDASGTVRGKPTLRAYWSKALSMIPNLHFELIDTYVSPDSVVVFYQNERGKKICEYLRVDREGKIKQGSANHLAHA from the coding sequence ATGCCGTCGTCGCACCATGAACCCGCCCACCTCGCCGCGCTCGGGCGGGACTGGATCGCCGCCTGGAACTCGCACGACCTGGAGCGCGTGCTGGCGCTGTACGCCGAAGATACCGAAATGACCTCGGACCGGATTCCGGCCCTTGGCTTCGATGCGTCAGGCACGGTGCGCGGCAAGCCGACCTTGCGCGCCTACTGGAGCAAGGCGCTCTCGATGATTCCGAACCTGCATTTCGAGCTGATCGACACCTATGTGAGCCCCGACAGCGTCGTGGTGTTTTACCAGAACGAACGGGGGAAGAAGATCTGCGAGTATTTGCGGGTGGATAGGGAGGGGAAGATCAAGCAGGGTTCGGCGAACCATTTGGCGCATGCTTGA
- the guaA gene encoding glutamine-hydrolyzing GMP synthase — protein sequence MTAAKPARESTPTLASAHDKILIVDFGSQVTQLIARRVREEGVYSEIVPFQKADAAFKEMKPKAVILSGGPESVHEEGSPRAPQAIFDSSVPVLGICYGQMTMAAQLGGEVQGGHHREFGRADVEVKAPSNLFESTWAVGEKHPVWMSHGDRITRMPPGFTVAGVSPNAPFAVIQDEKRRYYGLMFHPEVVHTPDGAKLIRNFVRKVAGLTGDWTMRAFREEAIEKIRAQVGKGRVICGLSGGVDSAVAAVLIHEAIGDQLTCVFVDHGMLRLDEAKTVVDLFRHHYNIPLVHVDASKQFLGELAGVTDPEIKRKTIGRLFIDVFDAEAKKIGGADFLAQGTLYPDVIESVSFTGGPSVTIKSHHNVGGLPDRMNMKLVEPLRELFKDEVRVLGRELGLPEIFVGRHPFPGPGLAIRCPGDITQEKLDILRNADAVYIDQIRKAGLYDQIWQAFAVLLPVKTVGVMGDGRTYEYVVGLRAVTSTDGMTADFYAFDTKFLGETATRIINEVKGVNRVVYDVTSKPPGTIEWE from the coding sequence ATGACAGCAGCCAAGCCCGCCCGCGAGTCGACGCCAACCCTGGCCTCGGCGCATGACAAGATTCTGATCGTCGATTTCGGCAGTCAGGTGACGCAACTGATCGCGCGCCGGGTGCGCGAGGAGGGCGTCTATTCAGAGATCGTGCCGTTCCAGAAGGCCGACGCCGCCTTCAAGGAAATGAAGCCGAAAGCCGTGATCCTCTCCGGCGGACCTGAATCGGTGCACGAGGAAGGCTCGCCGCGCGCGCCGCAGGCGATCTTCGATTCCAGCGTGCCCGTGCTCGGCATCTGCTACGGCCAGATGACGATGGCGGCCCAGCTTGGCGGCGAGGTTCAGGGCGGGCATCATCGCGAATTCGGCCGCGCCGATGTCGAGGTCAAGGCGCCGAGCAACCTGTTCGAGTCCACCTGGGCCGTCGGTGAAAAGCATCCGGTCTGGATGAGCCATGGCGACCGCATCACCAGGATGCCGCCGGGCTTCACGGTCGCCGGCGTTTCGCCGAACGCGCCGTTCGCGGTGATCCAGGACGAGAAGCGCAGATATTACGGCCTGATGTTCCACCCCGAAGTGGTGCACACGCCGGATGGCGCCAAGCTGATCCGCAACTTCGTCCGCAAGGTCGCCGGCCTCACCGGCGACTGGACCATGCGCGCGTTCCGCGAGGAAGCGATCGAAAAGATCCGCGCCCAGGTGGGCAAGGGCAGGGTGATCTGCGGCCTTTCCGGTGGCGTCGATTCCGCTGTCGCCGCGGTGCTGATCCACGAAGCGATCGGCGACCAGCTCACCTGCGTGTTCGTCGATCACGGCATGCTGCGGCTCGACGAAGCCAAGACCGTCGTTGACCTGTTCCGGCACCACTACAACATTCCCTTGGTGCATGTGGACGCCTCGAAGCAATTTTTGGGCGAACTCGCGGGGGTCACCGACCCCGAAATCAAGCGCAAGACCATCGGGCGTCTGTTCATCGACGTGTTCGACGCCGAAGCGAAGAAGATCGGCGGCGCCGACTTTCTGGCGCAGGGCACGCTCTACCCCGACGTGATCGAAAGCGTCTCCTTCACCGGCGGCCCGTCGGTGACGATCAAGTCGCACCACAATGTCGGCGGCCTTCCTGATCGCATGAACATGAAGCTGGTCGAACCGTTGCGCGAACTGTTCAAGGACGAAGTCCGCGTGCTGGGCCGCGAACTCGGCCTGCCGGAAATCTTCGTCGGCCGCCATCCGTTCCCGGGCCCCGGCCTCGCCATCCGCTGCCCCGGCGACATCACGCAGGAAAAGCTCGACATCCTCCGCAACGCCGACGCCGTCTATATCGATCAAATTCGAAAAGCCGGCCTCTACGACCAGATCTGGCAGGCCTTTGCCGTGCTGCTGCCGGTGAAAACCGTCGGCGTGATGGGCGACGGCCGCACCTACGAATACGTCGTCGGCCTCCGCGCGGTGACCTCGACCGACGGCATGACTGCGGATTTCTACGCCTTCGACACGAAGTTTTTGGGCGAGACCGCGACGCGGATCATCAACGAGGTCAAGGGCGTGAATCGGGTGGTGTATGACGTGACTAGCAAGCCGCCGGGGACGATCGAGTGGGAGTGA
- a CDS encoding acriflavin resistance protein, with translation MNITSPILASAGRVAELPGDSVASWLKIVGNGTGLFDDSPDGGLGMIMSALAGVAAALAVAILLSIYFRSGYRSRRDLIKHGLAASAVLVLVAFVISDMRHAALAYLGINPAKPAVEFEIRLPKAALSAVADTQVELLTDRNMKLAQVEDTLAPTADGRSILKGTMMLDYRTTARIVVLNLPGEGQRQFKLRLPASPSHSDQYGPWHLADGIVPAKGDTDTPETHDAFAIRYRVR, from the coding sequence ATGAACATCACCTCCCCGATCCTGGCCAGTGCTGGCCGTGTCGCCGAACTGCCCGGCGACTCCGTGGCCTCGTGGTTGAAAATCGTAGGCAACGGAACCGGCCTGTTCGACGACAGCCCGGACGGCGGGCTTGGCATGATCATGTCGGCGCTGGCCGGCGTCGCCGCGGCGCTGGCAGTCGCTATTCTGCTGTCGATCTATTTCCGCAGCGGCTACCGCAGCCGCCGCGATCTCATCAAGCACGGCCTCGCCGCCTCCGCCGTGCTGGTGCTGGTCGCCTTCGTGATCTCGGACATGCGGCACGCGGCGCTGGCCTATCTCGGCATCAATCCGGCAAAACCCGCGGTCGAGTTCGAAATCCGGCTGCCAAAGGCCGCGCTCTCGGCGGTCGCCGACACCCAGGTCGAATTGCTCACCGACCGGAATATGAAACTGGCGCAGGTGGAAGATACGCTGGCCCCGACAGCGGACGGCCGCAGCATTCTGAAGGGAACGATGATGCTCGACTACCGCACCACCGCGCGAATCGTGGTGCTCAACCTGCCCGGCGAGGGCCAACGCCAGTTCAAGCTGCGTCTGCCGGCAAGCCCGTCGCATTCCGACCAATACGGACCGTGGCATCTCGCCGACGGCATCGTGCCCGCCAAGGGCGACACCGACACGCCGGAAACCCACGACGCCTTCGCGATCCGCTATCGCGTGCGCTAG
- a CDS encoding SDR family NAD(P)-dependent oxidoreductase: protein MGKLDGKVAVITGGSSGMALASARRFVEEGAYVFITGRRQETLDEAIKLIGRNVIGVRGDAANLDDLDRLFDTVKRQKGKIDILFASAGTGEAVPLGEITEQHFDATFGLNTRGTLFTVQKALPLFNDGGSIFMTGSVASLKGFPGYSVYAASKAALHAFARGWLNELKGRNIRVNVLHPGPIATPMQDQVLTEEAKRMFESLIPRGTMGRPEEIATAALFLASDDSSFVNGLELSVDGGFSAI, encoded by the coding sequence ATGGGAAAGCTTGACGGTAAGGTTGCAGTCATTACAGGCGGATCGAGCGGCATGGCACTAGCGAGCGCCAGGCGGTTCGTCGAAGAAGGCGCGTATGTTTTCATCACAGGCCGGAGGCAGGAGACGCTGGACGAAGCCATCAAGCTGATTGGCCGGAACGTGATCGGCGTGCGCGGCGACGCGGCCAATCTCGACGACCTCGACCGTCTGTTCGACACGGTCAAACGGCAAAAGGGCAAAATCGACATCCTGTTCGCGAGCGCCGGCACGGGCGAAGCCGTGCCACTCGGCGAGATTACCGAGCAGCATTTCGATGCGACGTTCGGCCTGAACACGCGCGGCACGCTGTTCACGGTGCAAAAGGCGCTGCCGCTGTTCAACGATGGCGGATCAATCTTCATGACCGGATCAGTCGCTTCGCTGAAGGGTTTTCCCGGTTACAGCGTGTATGCGGCGAGCAAGGCGGCGTTGCACGCGTTCGCACGCGGGTGGCTTAACGAGCTGAAGGGTAGGAATATCAGGGTGAACGTGCTGCACCCGGGGCCGATCGCCACACCGATGCAGGACCAAGTTCTCACCGAAGAGGCGAAGCGGATGTTCGAATCCCTGATCCCGCGGGGAACGATGGGGCGTCCTGAGGAAATCGCGACGGCTGCGCTGTTTCTTGCTTCAGACGATTCCAGCTTCGTGAATGGGCTGGAGTTGTCTGTCGATGGCGGCTTCTCGGCCATCTGA
- a CDS encoding RsmB/NOP family class I SAM-dependent RNA methyltransferase, translated as MTPAARLSAAIELIETIDTQRVPAAKALKEWGTAHRFAGSGDRAAIAGLIWDVLRRRASSAWIMDADTPRARVLGMLKLERGMDADAISNLCHGERFAPAPLSATERAALTSRTLDEAPPHIAGDYPEWLDPHLAKVFGDDRVAEATAMASRAPLDLRVNTLKSSRDKVLPRLSHLGTEPTPWSPIGLRIELGADARNPGIHAEEDFIKGAIEVQDEGSQLAALLSGAKPGEQVIDLCAGAGGKTLALAAMMQGKGRLIATDHDKRQLAPIYERLSRAGIHNADVRAPKGDADPLADIRASADLVLIDAPCTGTGTWRRNPDAKWRMRPGALEVRLKDQAEVLDRAAALVKPGGRIAYVTCSVLPAENGDQIKAFIARHPEFSVVPPQQTASVLWDKAEDFANAALEFAEGWLMTPRRTGTDGFFVSVLRKQALS; from the coding sequence ATGACCCCCGCCGCCCGGCTGTCCGCAGCCATCGAACTGATCGAGACCATCGACACCCAGCGCGTTCCCGCGGCGAAAGCGCTGAAGGAGTGGGGCACCGCGCATCGTTTCGCGGGATCCGGCGACCGCGCCGCGATCGCCGGCCTGATCTGGGACGTGCTGCGACGTCGCGCCTCGAGCGCCTGGATCATGGACGCCGACACCCCGCGCGCCCGCGTGCTCGGCATGCTCAAGCTCGAGCGTGGCATGGATGCGGATGCGATCTCAAATCTCTGCCATGGCGAGCGCTTTGCGCCGGCGCCGCTGAGCGCGACCGAGCGCGCCGCGCTGACTTCGCGCACGCTCGATGAGGCGCCGCCGCACATTGCCGGCGACTATCCGGAATGGCTGGATCCGCATCTGGCCAAAGTGTTCGGCGACGATCGCGTGGCCGAAGCCACCGCGATGGCGAGCCGGGCGCCGCTCGACCTCCGTGTCAACACGCTGAAGTCCAGCCGCGACAAGGTGTTGCCGCGGCTTTCGCATCTCGGAACCGAGCCGACGCCGTGGTCGCCGATCGGCCTGCGCATCGAGCTCGGCGCCGACGCCCGCAACCCCGGCATCCATGCCGAGGAGGACTTTATTAAAGGCGCGATCGAAGTGCAGGACGAGGGTTCGCAATTGGCCGCTTTGCTTTCCGGCGCAAAACCCGGCGAGCAGGTGATCGATCTCTGCGCCGGCGCCGGCGGCAAGACTCTTGCGCTCGCGGCCATGATGCAGGGCAAGGGCCGCCTGATCGCGACCGACCACGACAAGCGCCAGCTCGCGCCGATCTACGAGCGGCTGTCGCGCGCCGGCATTCATAATGCGGATGTGCGCGCGCCGAAGGGCGACGCCGATCCGCTCGCCGACATCAGGGCCTCCGCCGATCTGGTGCTGATCGACGCGCCCTGTACCGGCACGGGTACCTGGCGCCGCAACCCCGACGCCAAATGGCGCATGCGCCCCGGCGCGCTGGAAGTGCGGCTGAAGGACCAGGCCGAAGTGCTCGACCGCGCCGCGGCGCTGGTGAAACCGGGCGGCCGGATCGCCTATGTCACCTGCTCGGTACTCCCGGCCGAAAACGGCGACCAGATCAAAGCGTTCATCGCGCGGCATCCGGAATTTTCGGTGGTGCCGCCGCAGCAGACGGCGTCGGTTTTGTGGGACAAGGCCGAAGACTTCGCCAACGCCGCGCTGGAATTCGCGGAGGGCTGGCTGATGACGCCGCGGCGGACGGGCACGGACGGGTTTTTTGTGAGTGTGTTGAGGAAGCAAGCCCTAAGTTAG
- a CDS encoding SRPBCC domain-containing protein, giving the protein MYDHVIWPERYDPRTSAIYALNDIDIKAPPEVVWKLLVDAENWLSYFPAEDQVKILTGEAELALGTRYSRVTVGFPMSLIVTEFEPLRRLAWATTVDGDETGSSAYHGWVITPTSDGCHVLTEETQQGAWFLDLLGHKHPGALYHYHQEWVESLARAAEAEVAKKAS; this is encoded by the coding sequence ATGTACGACCATGTAATCTGGCCGGAGCGGTATGACCCCAGAACGTCGGCCATCTATGCGCTGAACGACATCGACATTAAGGCGCCGCCTGAAGTGGTCTGGAAGCTGCTCGTCGATGCCGAGAATTGGCTGAGCTACTTTCCTGCCGAAGATCAGGTCAAGATCCTGACAGGTGAGGCGGAACTGGCGCTCGGAACCAGGTACAGTCGAGTCACTGTCGGATTCCCGATGAGCCTTATCGTGACCGAGTTCGAGCCCTTGCGCCGGCTCGCTTGGGCGACGACGGTTGACGGCGATGAGACCGGCTCGAGCGCATATCACGGCTGGGTTATCACGCCGACCAGCGATGGCTGCCATGTCCTGACCGAGGAGACGCAACAGGGAGCCTGGTTTCTGGACTTGCTCGGGCACAAGCATCCCGGCGCGCTCTACCACTATCACCAGGAGTGGGTCGAAAGCCTCGCCCGCGCAGCGGAGGCTGAAGTAGCAAAGAAAGCGAGCTGA
- a CDS encoding SDR family NAD(P)-dependent oxidoreductase, whose protein sequence is MKIELKGRKAIVTGSTAGIGRATAEGLARAGASVVINGRGGARVDEAVRQMRQTFPESDISGIAADLATAEGAEALIAQAPDADILVNNVGTAHIRGYSGVEDIAKIPDEDWLGLFQLNVMSGVRVTRHYLPRMVAKGWGRVVFVSSESAVNIPKEMLDYGMTKTAQLAVSRGLAEAVAGTGVTVNAVLPGPTRSEILGDFMAKQADANGIPQEEAEQGFLKAMRPTTLIQRFATTDEVANMIVYACSEQASATTGAALRVDGGVVRFVA, encoded by the coding sequence ATGAAGATCGAACTCAAGGGCCGCAAGGCGATCGTTACGGGGTCAACGGCAGGCATCGGACGTGCTACCGCGGAGGGACTGGCCCGTGCCGGCGCATCGGTCGTCATCAACGGCCGTGGAGGAGCCCGGGTAGACGAGGCGGTGCGGCAGATGCGGCAAACCTTTCCCGAGAGCGACATCTCGGGCATCGCCGCCGATCTTGCGACAGCGGAGGGTGCCGAGGCCTTGATCGCGCAGGCGCCGGACGCCGATATCCTTGTGAACAACGTGGGCACGGCTCACATCCGGGGCTACAGTGGCGTCGAGGACATCGCGAAGATCCCCGACGAGGACTGGCTTGGCCTCTTCCAGTTGAACGTAATGAGTGGGGTGCGCGTGACCCGTCATTACCTACCGCGGATGGTGGCGAAAGGCTGGGGCCGCGTCGTGTTTGTAAGTAGCGAGTCCGCAGTCAACATCCCCAAGGAAATGCTTGACTACGGGATGACCAAGACAGCTCAACTCGCGGTCTCGCGCGGGCTTGCCGAGGCGGTCGCAGGCACAGGCGTCACCGTCAACGCCGTCCTGCCGGGACCTACCCGCTCTGAGATCCTGGGCGACTTCATGGCGAAGCAGGCTGACGCAAACGGGATCCCGCAGGAGGAAGCCGAGCAGGGCTTCCTGAAGGCGATGCGTCCGACCACCCTCATCCAACGCTTCGCGACCACCGATGAGGTGGCCAACATGATCGTCTACGCATGCTCGGAGCAGGCTTCGGCAACAACCGGCGCGGCTCTGCGGGTGGATGGCGGCGTGGTCCGTTTCGTCGCGTAG